The proteins below come from a single Chryseobacterium sp. MA9 genomic window:
- a CDS encoding PLP-dependent aminotransferase family protein translates to MVKFYKYEIFTAVIEKQIHSGILQEKDRLPSVREIKEKYKLSTSSVQSGFEYLMIKGLIRSYPRSGYFVAEIKEEHIPESITKLPVVVRDEEFMKNMMLTSKRTSESSSFNTAVPGDLLIPQKLILRMMQEVIREKGASLLRYYPSNGLETLRKQIAKQMGTYGCVLNPDKIIITDGALQALTIALKSVTKAGDVIAVDSPCVFSVLEVIAHLELKVIEIPIHYRSGFDTEYFRTVCQENNVRALVITPNFHNPTGMVMDDEAKKEILSIAETHQLCIIENDMYSDLYFGEQRPRCIKSFDKNGSVMTYSSFSKTLAPGIRLGWLYAGDFYAKSERVRFALGRAVSPIYQELVLKLLQGNSYERHLRAFRKKLSQQAVQVLEALRTSFPEGSYFHRPRGGYSIWGRLPEHTDMEKFYEYCEKHQILFTPGDTFSFTNKYHYHFRIVFAERITSESIVLLGNAGKKAGELQF, encoded by the coding sequence ATGGTGAAATTTTATAAGTACGAAATTTTTACAGCAGTAATAGAGAAACAGATTCACAGCGGGATTCTGCAGGAAAAAGACAGGCTTCCTTCTGTTCGGGAAATTAAGGAAAAATATAAGCTCAGTACAAGTTCTGTGCAGAGTGGTTTTGAATACCTTATGATTAAAGGCTTAATAAGGAGCTATCCGAGGTCAGGATATTTTGTTGCAGAAATTAAGGAAGAGCATATTCCGGAAAGCATAACAAAACTGCCTGTGGTAGTAAGAGATGAAGAATTTATGAAAAATATGATGCTGACTTCCAAAAGGACCTCAGAATCAAGTTCTTTCAATACAGCTGTGCCCGGAGACCTGCTCATTCCGCAGAAACTCATCCTCAGAATGATGCAGGAAGTAATTCGTGAAAAAGGAGCATCATTGCTCAGGTATTACCCGTCAAATGGTCTGGAAACATTAAGGAAACAGATTGCAAAGCAGATGGGAACTTACGGATGTGTTTTAAATCCTGATAAAATAATCATTACTGACGGTGCACTACAGGCACTCACGATCGCTTTAAAATCTGTCACCAAAGCCGGAGACGTAATCGCTGTTGACAGTCCGTGTGTGTTTTCTGTGCTGGAAGTAATTGCCCATCTGGAACTGAAAGTGATAGAGATTCCCATACACTACAGAAGCGGTTTTGATACAGAATATTTCAGAACAGTCTGTCAGGAAAATAACGTTCGTGCCCTTGTAATAACTCCGAATTTTCATAATCCCACAGGAATGGTGATGGATGATGAAGCAAAAAAAGAAATTCTTAGCATTGCAGAAACCCATCAGTTGTGTATCATTGAAAATGATATGTATTCCGATCTTTATTTTGGCGAACAAAGACCCCGCTGTATAAAAAGCTTCGATAAAAACGGAAGTGTGATGACCTATTCATCATTTTCAAAAACATTGGCACCAGGAATACGTTTAGGCTGGCTTTATGCTGGAGATTTTTATGCAAAATCCGAAAGAGTAAGGTTTGCATTGGGACGGGCGGTTTCTCCCATTTATCAGGAACTGGTTTTGAAATTACTGCAGGGAAACAGTTATGAAAGACATCTTCGGGCATTCAGGAAGAAACTCAGCCAGCAGGCAGTACAGGTGCTGGAAGCTTTAAGAACTTCTTTTCCTGAAGGTTCTTATTTTCACAGGCCTCGGGGTGGTTACAGTATTTGGGGGCGGCTTCCAGAGCATACAGACATGGAAAAGTTCTATGAATATTGTGAAAAGCACCAGATTTTATTTACTCCGGGAGATACGTTTTCGTTCACGAATAAATACCATTATCATTTCCGGATCGTTTTTGCAGAGCGCATTACCTCCGAAAGCATTGTTTTATTAGGAAATGCGGGTAAAAAGGCAGGGGAATTACAGTTTTAA
- a CDS encoding Tex family protein, translating into MTTVEFIQKQLNISEKSINNTLQLLSEDCTIPFISRYRKDKTGNLDETQIEQISKISKQFEEIVKRKESILKSIEEQNALTPELQQRIEESFDIQELEDLYLPFKKRKKTKADTAKEKGLEPLARIIMSQKNNDIQFLASKYLNNEVSSEEEALQGARDIMAEWINENMYVRKNLRRLFQRKAVVTSKVVKAKKDEEDAQKFSQYFEWEESLSRTPSHRLLAMLRADAEGFVKTNVGIDKEEAIDFIEKAIIKSNNESSEQIALAIKDSYKRLLEPAISNEALQEAKEKADKKAIEIFSENLSQLLLAPPLGEKRILAIDPGYRSGCKVVCLDEKGDLLHNETLYPHAPQNESGMAMKKIRSMVNAYNIEAISIGNGTASRETEFFIKKIAFDKPLQVFVVSEAGASVYSASKIAREEFPTYDVTVRGAVSIGRRLSDPLAELVKIDAKSIGVGQYQHDVDQTQLKNELDSTVMKCVNSVGINLNTASKSLLSYVSGIGEKMAENIVNYRAENGAFEDRKQLKKVPRLGEKAFQQAAAFVRIANAKNPLDNSAVHPEAYGIVEKIAKDLGIKTHELIANKEKIALVKPESYITDEIGILGIKDILKELEKPGLDPRKAAKVFEFDPTVKSIKDLKAGMILPGIVNNITAFGCFVDLGIKESGLVHISQLKDGFVSDVNEVVKLHQHVRVKVTEVDEARKRVQLSMIL; encoded by the coding sequence ATGACGACCGTAGAATTTATACAGAAACAGCTCAATATTTCTGAAAAGAGCATCAACAATACTTTACAACTATTATCTGAAGACTGTACCATTCCCTTTATTTCCCGTTACCGAAAAGACAAAACCGGGAATCTTGATGAAACACAGATCGAACAGATCTCAAAAATCAGTAAGCAGTTTGAAGAAATTGTCAAGAGAAAAGAATCTATCTTAAAATCTATAGAAGAACAGAATGCTTTAACCCCTGAGCTTCAGCAGAGAATAGAAGAAAGCTTTGATATCCAGGAGCTGGAAGACCTTTATCTGCCTTTCAAAAAACGTAAAAAAACAAAAGCTGATACCGCAAAGGAAAAAGGGCTGGAGCCTTTAGCCAGAATCATTATGAGTCAGAAAAATAATGACATTCAATTTCTGGCTTCAAAATATCTGAACAATGAAGTTTCGTCTGAGGAGGAAGCACTTCAGGGTGCAAGAGACATCATGGCAGAATGGATCAATGAAAACATGTACGTCCGCAAGAATCTTCGCAGATTGTTTCAGCGCAAAGCAGTTGTTACCTCCAAAGTTGTGAAAGCTAAAAAAGATGAGGAAGACGCACAGAAATTCTCCCAATATTTTGAATGGGAAGAAAGCCTTAGCAGAACACCTTCTCACAGGCTTCTGGCAATGTTAAGAGCAGATGCTGAAGGCTTTGTAAAAACAAATGTAGGGATAGACAAAGAAGAAGCCATTGACTTTATTGAAAAGGCTATTATCAAATCCAATAATGAAAGTTCAGAACAAATTGCACTGGCGATAAAAGACAGCTATAAAAGACTACTGGAACCAGCTATCTCCAATGAAGCCCTACAGGAAGCCAAAGAAAAAGCAGATAAAAAAGCCATTGAAATTTTCTCTGAGAATTTAAGTCAGCTTCTTCTTGCCCCTCCTTTGGGAGAGAAAAGAATTCTGGCAATTGATCCGGGATACAGAAGCGGATGTAAAGTAGTGTGTCTGGATGAAAAGGGAGATTTATTACACAATGAAACCCTATACCCTCACGCTCCTCAGAATGAAAGCGGAATGGCCATGAAAAAGATCCGTTCTATGGTTAATGCTTATAATATTGAAGCAATCTCTATCGGGAACGGAACAGCAAGCCGTGAAACAGAGTTTTTCATCAAAAAGATTGCTTTCGATAAACCGCTGCAGGTTTTTGTAGTTTCAGAAGCCGGAGCTTCAGTTTATTCTGCCAGTAAAATTGCAAGAGAAGAGTTTCCAACATATGATGTAACGGTGCGTGGGGCTGTTTCCATAGGAAGAAGACTTTCTGATCCGTTGGCTGAATTGGTAAAGATTGATGCCAAGTCTATTGGTGTCGGACAGTATCAACATGATGTAGATCAGACTCAACTGAAAAATGAGCTGGATTCTACTGTGATGAAATGTGTAAATTCTGTGGGAATTAATTTAAATACAGCAAGTAAATCGCTTTTAAGCTATGTTTCCGGAATTGGAGAGAAAATGGCTGAAAACATTGTCAATTACCGCGCTGAAAACGGAGCATTTGAAGACAGAAAACAGCTTAAAAAAGTTCCGAGACTTGGAGAAAAAGCCTTTCAGCAGGCGGCCGCATTTGTAAGAATTGCAAATGCTAAAAACCCACTGGATAATTCTGCCGTACATCCCGAAGCTTATGGAATTGTAGAAAAAATAGCCAAAGATTTAGGCATTAAAACTCATGAACTGATTGCCAATAAAGAAAAAATAGCTCTGGTAAAACCGGAAAGTTATATCACGGATGAAATCGGGATCTTAGGAATCAAAGATATTTTAAAAGAGCTTGAAAAACCGGGTCTGGATCCAAGAAAGGCTGCCAAAGTATTTGAATTTGATCCTACTGTTAAAAGCATTAAAGACTTAAAAGCTGGCATGATTCTTCCTGGGATTGTCAACAATATTACTGCTTTTGGATGTTTCGTGGATCTTGGAATCAAAGAAAGCGGATTGGTTCATATTTCCCAGTTGAAAGACGGCTTTGTATCGGATGTCAATGAAGTAGTAAAACTCCATCAGCATGTCCGTGTAAAGGTAACGGAAGTAGATGAAGCCAGAAAAAGAGTACAACTGAGCATGATTTTGTAA
- a CDS encoding histone H1 → MKELIEKINAEFEAFTTEANQQAEKGNKAAGTRARKAALELSKLFKDFRKVSVEEAKK, encoded by the coding sequence ATGAAAGAACTAATTGAAAAAATCAACGCAGAATTTGAAGCGTTCACAACTGAGGCAAACCAACAAGCAGAAAAAGGTAACAAGGCAGCTGGTACAAGAGCTCGTAAAGCAGCTTTAGAACTAAGCAAATTGTTCAAAGACTTCAGAAAAGTTTCTGTAGAAGAAGCTAAAAAATAA
- a CDS encoding HAD family hydrolase, with translation MNTKNLIFDLDGTLWDSRATIIKIWNEVLGRRQLIQRELKPEDMNQYMGLLAHDIIKDIIPGISDLQAHELLSEIVAEENKILHIQGGILYEGVEETLKSLANTHSLFIVSNCQDGYIESFLDYYQFNDLFIDFESHGRTQKPKSENIQLLMERNGLTIKNSIYIGDTQTDHDSARANGLPFIFCKYGFGKLADSLYEPAILTFSDLSGSVLQNNEDF, from the coding sequence TTGAACACAAAGAATTTAATTTTCGATCTTGACGGAACATTATGGGATTCCAGAGCGACAATCATTAAGATATGGAATGAAGTTTTGGGCAGGCGTCAGTTGATCCAAAGAGAACTTAAGCCTGAAGATATGAATCAATATATGGGATTATTGGCTCATGATATTATAAAAGATATTATTCCTGGCATTTCAGATCTGCAGGCTCATGAACTTCTTTCTGAAATTGTAGCCGAAGAAAATAAAATACTGCACATACAGGGCGGGATTTTATATGAAGGTGTAGAAGAAACTTTAAAGAGTCTGGCCAATACCCACTCTCTTTTCATTGTAAGCAACTGCCAGGATGGTTATATTGAATCATTTTTAGACTATTATCAGTTCAATGATCTGTTTATTGATTTTGAATCTCATGGCCGGACTCAAAAACCAAAATCTGAAAATATACAGCTCCTCATGGAAAGAAATGGTTTAACCATCAAAAATTCCATATATATTGGTGATACTCAAACAGATCATGACTCCGCACGTGCAAATGGACTGCCATTTATTTTCTGTAAATATGGATTTGGAAAGCTGGCTGATTCACTTTATGAACCAGCAATTCTTACGTTTTCAGACTTATCCGGTTCGGTATTACAAAATAATGAAGATTTCTGA
- a CDS encoding M28 family peptidase, with translation MRINRFFAVPAVVLAAQFSWAQVKVDPKERLNPIVKSFVDEVNNNSQLENLAYELLDGIGPRLVGTPEMLAANEWSAGKLRSWGVDANLQQFGTWKGWQRGITHVDMTYPRVKSLAATQLAWSPATKKAVEAEVIILPKASSKAEFDQWLPSVKGKIVLMAQYQKIGRSDEQIKEFATPELYEKLKAEKEQAAKDFTAYVKNIGYDNNSLPEALEKAGAAGIAISNWTGIMGANRIFGAKTTKIPMIDIDVEDYGMLYRMAEKGTLPKIKIDAQSKILPEAKSFNTIGMIKGKEKPDEYVILSAHLDSWDGAQGATDNGTGTITMLETMRILKKYYTNNKRTIVIGLWGSEEQGLNGSRGFVADNPQIIKGVQAAFNQDNGTGRVVNISGQGFVKAYDYIGKWLDGVPKAVKSHIKTDFPGMPGGGGSDHASFVAAGVPGFSLGSLNWGYFGYTWHTTKDTYDKIVFDEVKNNVILTAALAYMASEDPEFTNREKRAMPQDDKGETVKWPEVKEPRRSSKDYK, from the coding sequence ATGAGGATAAATAGATTTTTTGCAGTGCCTGCAGTAGTGCTGGCTGCTCAGTTTTCCTGGGCTCAGGTAAAGGTTGACCCAAAAGAAAGGCTAAACCCTATCGTAAAAAGTTTTGTAGATGAAGTAAATAATAATTCCCAGTTGGAAAACCTTGCGTATGAGCTGTTGGATGGTATCGGACCACGTCTTGTAGGAACTCCTGAAATGCTTGCAGCAAACGAATGGAGTGCCGGTAAACTTCGTTCATGGGGAGTAGATGCTAATCTTCAGCAGTTTGGAACATGGAAAGGATGGCAGAGAGGTATTACCCATGTGGATATGACGTATCCGCGTGTAAAATCTCTGGCTGCTACACAGCTTGCATGGAGTCCTGCTACTAAAAAAGCGGTTGAGGCAGAAGTAATTATTCTTCCAAAAGCATCATCCAAAGCAGAATTTGATCAGTGGCTTCCTTCTGTGAAAGGAAAAATAGTGCTGATGGCACAGTACCAGAAAATTGGACGTTCTGATGAACAAATCAAAGAATTTGCTACTCCCGAATTGTATGAAAAGCTTAAAGCAGAAAAAGAACAGGCAGCTAAAGATTTCACTGCTTATGTGAAGAATATCGGGTATGACAACAACAGTCTTCCGGAGGCTTTGGAAAAAGCAGGTGCAGCAGGAATTGCTATTTCAAACTGGACAGGAATTATGGGAGCTAACAGAATATTCGGAGCAAAAACAACTAAAATTCCAATGATTGATATTGATGTGGAAGATTATGGGATGCTCTACAGAATGGCAGAAAAAGGAACTCTCCCTAAAATAAAAATTGATGCCCAGTCTAAGATACTTCCTGAAGCCAAAAGTTTTAACACAATTGGTATGATCAAAGGAAAAGAAAAACCGGATGAATATGTAATTCTTTCGGCTCACCTTGATTCATGGGACGGAGCTCAGGGTGCTACAGATAACGGAACGGGAACGATCACCATGCTTGAAACCATGAGGATTCTGAAAAAATATTATACTAATAACAAGAGAACTATTGTAATCGGACTTTGGGGAAGTGAAGAGCAGGGACTAAATGGTTCCAGAGGTTTTGTGGCGGATAATCCTCAGATTATAAAAGGGGTTCAAGCCGCTTTTAACCAAGATAACGGAACAGGGCGTGTTGTGAATATCAGCGGTCAGGGATTTGTAAAAGCTTATGACTATATCGGGAAATGGCTTGATGGAGTTCCGAAAGCGGTAAAGAGTCACATCAAAACTGATTTTCCTGGAATGCCGGGTGGAGGTGGTTCCGACCATGCTTCATTTGTAGCAGCCGGAGTACCAGGATTTTCTTTAGGTTCACTGAACTGGGGTTATTTCGGGTATACATGGCATACAACAAAAGATACATATGATAAAATTGTTTTTGATGAGGTGAAAAACAACGTGATTTTAACAGCTGCACTAGCTTATATGGCATCTGAAGACCCGGAATTTACGAACAGAGAAAAGAGAGCAATGCCTCAGGATGATAAAGGAGAAACGGTAAAATGGCCGGAAGTAAAAGAACCTAGAAGGAGTTCTAAGGATTATAAATAA
- a CDS encoding AraC family transcriptional regulator, with amino-acid sequence MSDQLETIEDYYKRIRKNEIKMFDSEDFEMGKSHFNISMRKYCSFKSPYNRRDYYKISFIIGKGTIHYGTHQLYIDRPALFFPSPSIPYSWECDSDLQEGYFCLFNQEFFNGNSEFNLFKKTSMFKEWSKPVVFLTEEQTQLATLYFDQIYKMNNSAYPFRCSSIKSNLASVMHLAMENRVEDINPNELPANVRLYKLFDELLNKQFPLDSPAYPLALKTPSDFADHLNVHVNHLNSSVKSVTHLTTTQIIKEKMFEESKNLLKYTNWDIAQIGYTLGFDQPAHFNNFFKKHARTSPLKFKNLS; translated from the coding sequence ATGAGCGATCAGCTGGAAACCATAGAAGATTATTACAAACGTATCCGTAAGAATGAGATCAAGATGTTTGATTCTGAGGATTTTGAAATGGGCAAGTCTCATTTCAATATTTCGATGCGGAAGTACTGTAGTTTTAAGAGTCCTTATAACCGCCGTGATTATTATAAAATCAGCTTTATCATTGGAAAAGGGACCATTCATTATGGTACACATCAGCTGTATATTGACCGTCCGGCATTATTCTTTCCTTCTCCAAGCATTCCATATTCCTGGGAGTGTGACAGTGATCTTCAGGAAGGGTATTTCTGTCTGTTCAATCAGGAATTTTTTAATGGAAATTCAGAATTTAATCTGTTTAAAAAGACTTCAATGTTCAAGGAATGGAGCAAACCGGTAGTTTTTCTGACGGAAGAGCAGACACAGCTGGCCACCCTTTATTTTGATCAAATTTACAAAATGAATAATTCCGCCTACCCTTTCCGATGCAGCAGTATCAAAAGTAATCTGGCATCCGTTATGCATCTGGCAATGGAAAATCGTGTAGAAGATATCAATCCTAATGAACTTCCTGCCAATGTACGGCTCTATAAACTATTTGATGAGCTGCTCAACAAGCAGTTTCCGTTGGATTCTCCTGCTTATCCGCTTGCATTAAAAACTCCTTCGGACTTTGCTGATCACCTTAATGTGCATGTCAATCATTTGAACTCTTCGGTAAAGTCTGTAACCCATCTTACTACAACACAGATTATTAAAGAAAAGATGTTTGAAGAGTCTAAAAATCTGCTGAAGTACACCAATTGGGATATCGCCCAGATTGGCTATACATTAGGTTTTGATCAGCCTGCTCATTTTAATAACTTCTTTAAAAAGCACGCCCGGACTTCACCATTAAAATTTAAGAATCTATCCTAA